The following proteins are encoded in a genomic region of Desulfitobacterium chlororespirans DSM 11544:
- a CDS encoding amidohydrolase family protein, which translates to MFISCSGEKTTVAVPEQGSAVIGGYWTPDLGRVKGPVHLKWEEGRVSSLCPNSSAGGRSKSSGEEDFAWQSYLLMPGFIDSHVHLALDSIDFYQCLENWHNPALMEKVIQDNLRRYLESGVVAVRDGGDLPGLAWSARKRLERGEWQGPRVVSVREAVARQGMYGRFLGRGFSSLQDWQRIKEDFFRQGADQLKIIVTGIISFSQYQQVGTVQWSVEELKELTASAHARGILVMAHASGEEGISRVIEAGVDSIEHGYYMTSRHLRQMKAQGIAWVPTVAPIGNLLKYPTGRYSEQETATLSEILKGHLSRIKEASDFGVRLGVGTDAGAYSVPHGSSFLDEMLWMREAGIPEEKVYCLATQENARICGLLEYGKLEVGTPLNCLQLKEL; encoded by the coding sequence ATGTTTATTTCCTGCAGTGGCGAGAAAACTACCGTGGCAGTACCGGAACAGGGTTCGGCGGTAATCGGCGGGTATTGGACCCCTGACTTGGGCAGAGTTAAAGGTCCGGTTCACTTAAAATGGGAAGAGGGAAGAGTGAGTTCTCTTTGCCCCAATTCTTCCGCTGGGGGACGCTCAAAATCTTCTGGAGAAGAAGATTTTGCCTGGCAGTCTTATTTGCTGATGCCTGGCTTTATCGATAGTCATGTGCATTTGGCTTTGGATAGTATTGATTTTTATCAATGCCTTGAAAACTGGCATAACCCTGCCCTGATGGAGAAAGTGATTCAGGACAATCTTCGCCGTTATTTAGAGTCTGGTGTCGTTGCAGTCCGGGATGGCGGTGATTTGCCGGGTCTCGCCTGGTCTGCCAGGAAGCGCCTGGAACGTGGAGAATGGCAAGGCCCCAGGGTTGTTTCGGTGCGGGAGGCTGTAGCCCGGCAGGGTATGTATGGACGCTTTTTGGGGCGGGGCTTCTCAAGCCTGCAGGACTGGCAGCGGATTAAAGAGGATTTTTTCCGGCAAGGTGCAGACCAGCTCAAAATCATCGTCACCGGAATTATATCTTTCAGCCAATACCAGCAGGTGGGAACGGTTCAGTGGAGCGTGGAAGAGCTCAAGGAATTAACTGCCTCTGCTCATGCCAGAGGAATCCTGGTGATGGCCCACGCCAGCGGGGAAGAGGGCATCTCCAGAGTGATTGAAGCGGGAGTGGATTCCATAGAGCATGGGTATTATATGACTTCCCGGCACTTAAGACAGATGAAAGCTCAAGGTATCGCCTGGGTCCCTACGGTGGCACCGATAGGCAACCTGTTGAAATATCCTACAGGCAGGTATTCTGAGCAGGAGACGGCTACTTTGTCTGAAATATTGAAAGGCCACCTCAGCCGGATTAAGGAAGCCTCTGATTTTGGTGTGCGTTTAGGCGTCGGCACGGATGCGGGAGCCTATTCAGTACCCCATGGCAGCTCCTTCCTGGATGAAATGCTCTGGATGAGGGAGGCCGGAATTCCTGAAGAAAAAGTTTATTGTCTCGCTACCCAGGAGAATGCCCGCATCTGTGGACTGCTTGAGTACGGAAAACTGGAAGTCGGCACTCCCTTAAACTGCCTTCAGTTAAAGGAGTTATAG
- a CDS encoding PaaI family thioesterase yields the protein MTSLETLGSSNIWKYLGMTIVTNEQGKKGVKITNTDKFKQAHGSVHGGIIAAVIDTAMGVAVNEAIGPDHYAVTVELKVNYLLPVVDSDIYAYASLVKEGKRLFIGTVNVYDEDGNLVAIGSSTFSRMTRHKE from the coding sequence ATGACAAGCTTAGAAACTTTAGGTTCCAGCAATATCTGGAAATACCTTGGTATGACTATCGTCACCAATGAGCAAGGAAAAAAAGGTGTTAAGATCACCAATACGGATAAGTTTAAACAAGCTCATGGCAGTGTCCATGGGGGCATCATCGCTGCAGTGATCGATACGGCGATGGGTGTGGCTGTCAATGAAGCGATCGGTCCGGATCATTATGCGGTGACGGTGGAGTTGAAGGTCAACTATCTTCTGCCTGTTGTGGATTCGGATATTTATGCTTATGCCAGCCTTGTCAAGGAAGGCAAACGGCTTTTTATAGGGACAGTTAATGTCTATGACGAGGACGGTAATCTGGTGGCTATTGGCTCTTCCACCTTTTCCAGGATGACGCGGCACAAGGAGTAA
- a CDS encoding M3 family oligoendopeptidase, with translation MKFKDFPYSRPDLEKLKGEFQTLLEQFKEAESFHEQDRLLMDINSLRGKFDSMSQIASIRQTIDTNDTYYEREQEFFDENLPIYQGLISELYEVLLDSPFRRELEQKWGKQLFRIAELTLKTFKPEIIEDLQAENKLSTEYTKLIASAKIYFEGEERNLSGLGPFLQSTDPVLRKRAHEAKYAFFAEHEETLDAIYDQLVKVRTQIAQKLGYPNYVGLGYARMLRSDYDAQMVANFRKQVQEDIVPLASRLRERQRQRLGLANLYYYDEKTNFTSGNPQPHGEPDWIIEQGSRMYRELSAETEEFFDYMVSHELMDLVTKKGKAGGGYCTYISEHQAPFIFANFNGTSGDVDVLTHEAGHAFQVYSSRHHTLPEYQWPTYESCEIHSMSMEFFAWPWMELFFAEEANKYRFQHLSEAMLFIPYGVSVDEFQHFVYENPEATPAQRKAAWREIEKKFLPHRNYEGNQYLENGGYWHQQGHIFGNPFYYIDYTLAQICAFQFWKKSRLNAQEAWQDYLSLCQVGGSLSFLDLVELGHLVSPFQEGCLKSVVETINQWLEQVDDRKF, from the coding sequence ATGAAATTCAAAGATTTTCCTTATTCACGTCCTGATCTGGAAAAACTCAAAGGAGAATTCCAGACTCTCCTTGAGCAGTTTAAAGAGGCAGAAAGTTTTCATGAGCAGGACCGTCTGCTCATGGACATCAATAGCTTGCGGGGGAAATTTGACTCTATGTCCCAAATTGCCTCAATCCGCCAAACTATTGATACTAACGATACCTATTATGAGCGGGAACAAGAATTTTTTGATGAGAATTTGCCCATCTACCAGGGATTGATTTCAGAGCTTTATGAGGTGCTGTTGGACTCCCCGTTTCGCCGGGAATTAGAGCAAAAATGGGGCAAGCAGCTTTTCCGTATCGCGGAGTTAACCCTGAAGACCTTTAAACCGGAGATTATTGAGGATTTACAGGCGGAGAATAAATTGTCCACTGAATATACCAAGCTCATTGCTTCGGCTAAGATTTACTTTGAAGGGGAAGAGCGCAATCTTTCCGGGTTAGGACCTTTTCTGCAATCCACCGATCCGGTCCTGCGGAAAAGAGCCCATGAGGCGAAATATGCTTTTTTTGCAGAACATGAAGAAACTTTGGACGCTATTTATGATCAGCTGGTTAAGGTAAGGACACAGATTGCCCAAAAGCTGGGTTATCCCAATTATGTGGGATTGGGCTATGCGCGGATGCTGCGTTCCGACTATGATGCACAGATGGTGGCCAATTTCCGCAAGCAGGTCCAGGAAGATATCGTACCCCTGGCCTCCCGCTTGCGGGAACGGCAGCGGCAGCGTCTGGGCTTGGCAAACTTGTATTACTACGATGAAAAAACCAACTTTACTTCGGGAAACCCCCAACCTCATGGGGAACCGGACTGGATCATCGAGCAGGGCAGCAGGATGTATCGGGAATTATCGGCCGAGACTGAGGAGTTCTTTGACTATATGGTGAGCCATGAGCTTATGGACCTGGTCACCAAAAAAGGCAAGGCTGGCGGTGGCTATTGCACTTATATCAGCGAGCATCAAGCGCCGTTTATTTTTGCCAATTTTAATGGGACTTCAGGAGATGTGGATGTCCTGACTCACGAAGCGGGTCACGCCTTCCAAGTCTATTCCAGCCGTCATCATACCCTCCCGGAATATCAATGGCCTACCTACGAATCCTGCGAAATCCATTCCATGAGTATGGAGTTTTTCGCCTGGCCCTGGATGGAGCTTTTCTTCGCAGAAGAAGCGAATAAATATCGTTTCCAGCATCTCAGTGAAGCCATGCTCTTTATACCTTATGGGGTGAGCGTGGATGAATTCCAGCATTTTGTTTATGAGAATCCCGAAGCCACTCCTGCCCAGAGAAAAGCAGCCTGGCGTGAAATTGAGAAAAAGTTTCTTCCCCATCGGAATTATGAGGGCAACCAGTACCTTGAAAATGGCGGGTATTGGCATCAGCAGGGGCATATCTTTGGCAATCCCTTCTATTATATTGATTACACCTTAGCTCAGATTTGCGCTTTTCAATTCTGGAAGAAATCCCGTCTGAATGCTCAGGAAGCCTGGCAGGATTACTTAAGCTTGTGCCAAGTCGGGGGCAGTCTGTCTTTCCTGGATTTAGTGGAGTTGGGACATTTGGTTTCCCCCTTCCAGGAGGGATGCCTTAAATCTGTGGTTGAAACAATTAACCAATGGCTTGAGCAGGTGGATGACCGGAAATTTTAG
- a CDS encoding viroplasmin family protein, producing the protein MGIHKPKFYAVRAGRDKGVFSSWEECRKAIHGFSGAVYRSFPTLKEAQAWFKGETLSDPLKAEDDSLKDDRAEYDVYTDGSYVNGQYAWAYAFVKDGKVHYEDADVGKNPAAATMRNVAGEIAAALYAVKKASQLGVKIRILHDYAGIAFWATGEWKAKNEFTQAYAKLMNQYRGIYSFEKVKAHSGNEFNDYVDMKAKGALGIGN; encoded by the coding sequence ATGGGAATCCACAAACCTAAATTTTACGCTGTCCGTGCCGGCCGGGACAAGGGAGTATTTTCTTCCTGGGAGGAGTGCCGGAAGGCCATCCATGGTTTTTCCGGAGCGGTCTACAGATCCTTCCCCACCTTAAAAGAGGCTCAGGCCTGGTTCAAAGGGGAAACACTGAGTGATCCGCTGAAAGCAGAGGATGACTCCTTGAAAGACGATAGAGCGGAATATGATGTCTACACGGACGGAAGTTACGTTAATGGTCAGTATGCCTGGGCGTATGCTTTTGTCAAAGACGGCAAAGTTCATTATGAAGATGCCGATGTGGGGAAGAATCCCGCCGCGGCAACGATGCGCAATGTAGCAGGCGAGATCGCTGCGGCCCTTTACGCCGTAAAAAAGGCCTCACAGCTTGGGGTTAAAATCCGCATCCTTCATGATTATGCAGGAATCGCTTTTTGGGCTACGGGAGAATGGAAAGCCAAAAATGAGTTTACCCAAGCCTATGCCAAACTGATGAATCAGTATCGGGGAATATATAGCTTTGAAAAAGTCAAGGCCCATAGCGGCAATGAATTCAATGACTATGTGGATATGAAAGCTAAGGGTGCTTTGGGTATAGGGAACTGA
- a CDS encoding site-2 protease family protein produces MSEEGWAIDELNQENRREKESSYSSEYNGAEQHIVGQDEHADDYFIDEQNTKPKPGNKKGLWAAVAFLIPLLTKGKFIILFIVSKFKFLFVFLKLGKFATTAVSMVATIWIYAVFYGAKFALGFVALLFVHEMGHYLTAKRVGLAVSGPVFIPFVGALIGMKEDPKDAVTEAQVAYGGPLFGSLAAVLCLAFYWLTGYELALVLAYVGFFLNIFNLLPVHPMDGGRIVSAVSPYLWLVGIPVLIYLMITFFNPILLIVVILGVSQVYKLWKNRHELSIYYEVPLRERVQFGILYFGLVGSLAMGLTYALELLA; encoded by the coding sequence ATGTCAGAGGAGGGATGGGCTATCGACGAGCTGAATCAAGAGAATAGAAGAGAAAAAGAATCTTCCTATTCTTCAGAATACAATGGGGCGGAACAGCATATCGTCGGTCAAGACGAACATGCTGATGATTATTTTATTGATGAACAAAACACAAAACCCAAGCCGGGGAACAAGAAGGGGTTATGGGCGGCGGTAGCCTTCCTCATCCCTTTGTTGACGAAGGGAAAGTTTATTATCCTTTTCATAGTGTCTAAGTTCAAATTCCTTTTTGTCTTTCTCAAGCTCGGTAAATTTGCCACCACTGCGGTATCCATGGTGGCTACGATCTGGATCTATGCCGTATTTTATGGCGCTAAATTCGCCTTGGGGTTTGTAGCGCTGCTCTTCGTTCATGAAATGGGACATTATCTTACCGCGAAACGAGTTGGGTTAGCTGTATCGGGACCGGTATTTATTCCCTTTGTAGGTGCCTTGATCGGGATGAAAGAGGACCCTAAAGATGCGGTGACTGAAGCCCAAGTCGCTTATGGGGGTCCTCTTTTTGGGAGTCTGGCTGCGGTGCTGTGCTTGGCGTTCTACTGGCTTACAGGGTATGAACTGGCTTTAGTTCTCGCTTATGTGGGCTTTTTTCTCAATATATTCAACCTGCTTCCTGTTCATCCCATGGATGGCGGGCGAATCGTCTCCGCGGTCTCTCCCTATCTATGGCTGGTGGGGATCCCTGTCTTGATTTACCTCATGATCACATTCTTTAACCCCATCCTCTTGATTGTCGTGATTCTGGGAGTGAGCCAAGTCTACAAACTATGGAAGAATCGGCATGAGCTGTCGATCTATTATGAGGTTCCTTTGCGGGAGCGGGTACAGTTTGGTATTCTCTATTTTGGCTTGGTGGGTTCCCTTGCCATGGGGCTAACCTATGCTCTTGAACTTTTAGCTTAG
- a CDS encoding ATP-dependent DNA helicase: MDKKLRVSVRTLVEFVLRQGDLQMGFMSGSRMAEGIYAHQYLQKERGADYQPEVTLRTTAYQDGFSLEIHGRADGMFRNESGVVIEEIKSTSLELDLIDESYNNLHWAQAQCYAYIVANQEDLAQVQVQLTYIQLETHELKEFRKSLSREELEFFFKDLVERYCTWAKRLSAWTEQRNESISRLEFPYPAYRKGQRELVVAVYKTIKEKHKLYVQAPTGIGKTLGTIFPALKCLLEGLETPIFYLTAKTITRTVAEGSLLMLQQQGLSLKWVTLTAKDKVCFCPECECTPEDCSYAKGYYDRLGPALEDIFQRDHWNREQIESCARNHAVCPFEFSLELTNWADLVICDYNYVFDPRVFLKRFFLEGGDYAFLIDEAHNLVERAREMFSAQLNKEEFLHLKNLVEDQEPILGKRLQTVNKNFLKLRKQGLEVEKEAPTALYSSLERVVNEAEKFFKKEENPPWKEKLTELYFNIQAFLRTAESYDEHYLTYYQYPEQDVRVKLFCVDPSQQLAQVLNKGRAAVFFSATLSPLEYFIQVLGGEKESYKLQLTSPFPHENLCLMLQKQISTKYNQRSLSLDAIVEGIAQLVQGKTGNYMVYFPSYEYLEQVRERLLQAHPEFKVLTQTMGMTETDREEFLEAFQEDPQESLVGLALLGGIFGEGIDLTGERLSGAVIIGVGLPQIGMERDIIRAHFQERYGQGFEFAYMYPGMNKVLQACGRVIRTEQDRGAILLIDERFARLSYRRLFPKEWHAIHTLQDNNRIPLLLKAFWESS, translated from the coding sequence TTGGATAAAAAACTACGGGTTTCTGTGCGGACCCTGGTCGAGTTTGTCTTGCGTCAGGGTGATTTGCAGATGGGCTTCATGAGTGGATCCAGAATGGCGGAAGGGATCTATGCCCATCAGTACCTGCAAAAAGAGCGGGGAGCAGATTACCAGCCTGAAGTGACGCTGCGGACGACGGCTTATCAGGATGGTTTCAGCTTAGAAATCCATGGGCGGGCAGACGGGATGTTCAGAAATGAATCGGGAGTTGTCATCGAAGAGATAAAATCCACATCCCTGGAATTGGACTTGATCGACGAATCCTATAACAATTTGCACTGGGCGCAAGCTCAGTGCTATGCTTATATAGTGGCAAATCAGGAAGATCTGGCTCAGGTGCAGGTTCAATTAACCTATATACAGTTGGAGACTCATGAACTTAAAGAATTCAGAAAGTCCTTGAGCAGAGAGGAATTGGAGTTCTTCTTTAAGGATCTTGTGGAACGGTACTGCACCTGGGCCAAGCGGCTTTCGGCTTGGACAGAGCAGCGCAATGAAAGCATCTCCCGGCTTGAATTCCCTTATCCTGCTTATCGTAAAGGTCAACGGGAATTGGTTGTGGCGGTCTATAAGACGATTAAAGAAAAGCATAAGCTTTATGTGCAAGCTCCTACAGGTATCGGCAAGACTTTGGGGACGATTTTTCCGGCCTTAAAATGCCTCCTTGAAGGGTTGGAGACACCGATCTTTTATCTGACGGCTAAGACCATCACCCGCACCGTAGCGGAAGGTTCTCTCCTCATGCTCCAGCAGCAAGGACTGTCCCTGAAGTGGGTCACCCTTACAGCTAAAGATAAAGTATGCTTTTGCCCGGAGTGTGAATGCACACCGGAAGACTGCAGCTATGCCAAAGGATATTATGATCGGTTAGGCCCGGCTCTGGAGGATATTTTTCAGAGGGATCATTGGAATCGGGAGCAGATCGAGAGCTGTGCACGCAATCATGCTGTCTGCCCCTTTGAATTTTCCCTGGAACTTACCAATTGGGCTGATTTGGTGATCTGCGACTATAATTACGTCTTTGATCCAAGAGTGTTTCTCAAACGCTTTTTTCTTGAAGGCGGGGATTATGCTTTTCTGATCGATGAAGCTCATAATCTGGTGGAGCGGGCCCGGGAAATGTTTTCTGCCCAATTAAACAAGGAAGAATTCCTCCACTTGAAGAACCTCGTGGAAGATCAAGAACCTATTCTGGGGAAAAGGCTCCAAACGGTCAACAAGAACTTTTTAAAGCTCAGAAAACAAGGTCTTGAAGTGGAAAAAGAGGCCCCCACGGCCCTGTACTCTTCCTTGGAGAGAGTAGTGAACGAAGCGGAGAAGTTTTTCAAAAAAGAGGAAAACCCACCCTGGAAAGAGAAGCTAACGGAGCTGTACTTTAACATTCAAGCCTTCCTGCGCACGGCTGAAAGTTATGATGAGCATTACCTTACCTATTATCAATACCCGGAGCAGGACGTGCGTGTTAAGCTTTTTTGTGTTGATCCCTCCCAGCAGCTGGCTCAGGTTTTAAACAAGGGGAGAGCGGCAGTTTTCTTTTCGGCCACCTTAAGCCCTCTGGAGTATTTTATTCAGGTTCTGGGGGGAGAGAAAGAATCTTATAAGCTGCAGCTGACTTCTCCTTTTCCTCACGAAAATCTTTGCCTGATGCTGCAGAAGCAGATTTCCACCAAATACAACCAGCGCTCTTTATCCCTGGACGCCATCGTCGAGGGGATAGCTCAGCTTGTTCAGGGGAAAACCGGCAATTACATGGTCTATTTTCCTTCTTATGAGTATCTTGAACAGGTTCGGGAAAGGCTTCTCCAGGCCCATCCTGAATTTAAAGTTTTGACCCAAACCATGGGAATGACCGAGACGGATCGGGAGGAGTTCCTGGAAGCTTTTCAGGAAGATCCTCAGGAGAGTCTGGTGGGATTGGCCCTGTTGGGGGGAATCTTTGGGGAAGGAATCGATCTTACAGGAGAGCGTTTGTCCGGTGCCGTAATTATCGGGGTAGGGCTGCCCCAGATCGGCATGGAACGGGATATTATTCGTGCTCATTTTCAGGAACGCTATGGGCAAGGGTTTGAATTTGCCTATATGTACCCCGGGATGAATAAGGTGCTCCAAGCCTGTGGGAGAGTGATACGGACCGAGCAGGATCGGGGAGCCATACTCTTAATTGATGAACGGTTTGCCCGTTTATCCTACAGACGGCTATTTCCTAAGGAGTGGCATGCTATCCATACGTTGCAGGATAATAACCGGATTCCTTTGCTATTGAAAGCCTTTTGGGAATCATCATAA
- a CDS encoding aminotransferase class I/II-fold pyridoxal phosphate-dependent enzyme has protein sequence MHNIARELNDQIRAENPHVYELLSDLGRNLYYPKGILTQTDEATEKAYRFNATIGMATEKGQPMFLPVIQETLSQYNPQDIYTYAPPAGKAKIRAVWREKLLKDNPSLQGKTMSQPIVTNALTHGLSIAADLFLNPQDVLVLPDKLWGNYTMIFGTRRNAEMRNFTFFTEKDEFNTQGMKEALLAQKAQGKAVLLLNFPNNPTGYTPVEKEAQAIVEALLEVAEQGINVAVIVDDAYFGLFYEDSIKESLFGRLANIHPRILAVKVDGPTKEEYVWGFRIGFITFGDASSVVCDVLENKTKAIIRSTISNASHPAQTFVLHALASPDFEKQKEEKYKIMEGRALKVKEILNRGDYQELWDYYPFNSGYFMCLKLKGVKAEELRLHLLHNYGVGVIALGESDIRVAFSCVEEEDLEELFKLIYQGAKDLA, from the coding sequence ATGCATAATATTGCCAGGGAGCTCAACGATCAGATAAGAGCGGAAAACCCCCATGTGTACGAACTGCTTTCAGATTTAGGGAGGAATTTATACTATCCCAAGGGGATATTGACCCAGACGGATGAGGCTACGGAAAAGGCTTATCGCTTTAATGCCACAATAGGTATGGCTACGGAAAAAGGGCAGCCCATGTTTTTGCCGGTTATCCAAGAAACCTTGTCCCAGTATAACCCTCAAGACATCTATACTTATGCACCTCCGGCGGGGAAAGCCAAGATCAGGGCTGTCTGGAGAGAAAAACTGCTTAAGGACAATCCTTCTTTGCAGGGTAAGACCATGAGCCAGCCTATTGTGACCAACGCCTTAACCCATGGGTTAAGTATTGCAGCGGATCTGTTTTTAAATCCTCAGGATGTCTTAGTGCTTCCTGATAAACTCTGGGGCAATTACACGATGATTTTTGGAACCCGCAGAAATGCTGAAATGCGGAACTTCACCTTTTTCACGGAGAAAGATGAATTCAATACCCAAGGGATGAAAGAAGCTCTTCTGGCCCAAAAAGCACAAGGCAAAGCGGTGCTGCTGCTTAATTTCCCGAATAACCCAACCGGTTATACGCCTGTTGAGAAAGAGGCTCAGGCCATTGTGGAGGCGTTGCTGGAGGTGGCGGAGCAGGGAATCAATGTGGCGGTTATAGTCGATGATGCTTATTTTGGGCTTTTCTACGAGGATTCCATCAAAGAATCTCTCTTTGGACGGCTTGCCAATATCCACCCCCGCATTCTGGCCGTTAAGGTGGATGGTCCAACCAAGGAAGAGTATGTATGGGGATTTCGGATTGGGTTCATCACCTTTGGGGATGCCAGCTCAGTGGTTTGCGATGTTCTGGAGAATAAAACCAAGGCCATCATCCGCAGCACGATCTCCAATGCCTCCCACCCTGCCCAAACCTTCGTCCTTCATGCCTTGGCATCCCCTGATTTTGAGAAGCAAAAAGAGGAGAAGTACAAGATTATGGAAGGCCGGGCGTTAAAGGTCAAAGAGATCTTGAACCGGGGCGATTATCAGGAGCTTTGGGACTATTATCCTTTTAACTCCGGTTATTTTATGTGCCTGAAGCTTAAAGGAGTGAAGGCAGAGGAATTGCGTCTGCATTTACTGCATAACTATGGAGTGGGTGTCATCGCTTTGGGTGAGTCCGATATCCGGGTGGCGTTCTCCTGTGTGGAAGAAGAAGATTTGGAAGAATTGTTTAAGTTGATTTATCAGGGAGCGAAAGATTTAGCATAG
- a CDS encoding toprim domain-containing protein, protein MAKVIIVEGKTDKERLQEVLAEPVEILCSYGTISYEKTEEWATQLEDSEVYLLVDADNSGEKIRKSLNQALPNIHHLYTHRMYREVATTPLDVLAQVLDHAHFEVKEILPEEELF, encoded by the coding sequence GTGGCAAAAGTTATTATTGTTGAAGGAAAAACCGATAAGGAACGGCTTCAGGAAGTATTGGCCGAGCCTGTTGAGATACTGTGCAGTTATGGGACGATCAGTTATGAAAAAACTGAAGAGTGGGCGACCCAACTTGAGGATTCAGAGGTGTATTTGTTGGTCGATGCTGATAATTCCGGAGAGAAAATCCGCAAAAGCCTCAATCAGGCACTTCCGAATATTCATCACTTATATACCCATCGCATGTATCGTGAAGTGGCAACGACTCCTCTCGATGTGCTGGCTCAGGTTTTAGACCATGCACATTTTGAGGTCAAGGAAATCCTCCCGGAAGAAGAGCTCTTTTAA
- the kapD gene encoding 3'-5' exonuclease KapD translates to MDFLVVDFEFSVPQSYGKPRAWFPEIIEVGATVLDPNGKLALDKTFNAFVKPRFWPRLAEESYGITGIRQEDVDQGILLEEAIQHLQKLAHPEAYIVAWGDADRKILGNVCEKYGLKYPFIWEHYIDLAEQYKHYRSLDHLISLKKAIEENAIEQIGILHSALDDAINAAQVMARMMSEGWMVKTGEQAHGSEEKRIAEAAPQKNSKIII, encoded by the coding sequence ATGGACTTTTTAGTTGTGGATTTTGAGTTTTCAGTTCCCCAAAGTTATGGTAAACCCAGAGCCTGGTTTCCAGAAATCATCGAAGTAGGGGCCACCGTCCTTGATCCTAACGGCAAATTAGCATTGGATAAAACCTTTAATGCCTTTGTAAAGCCTCGTTTTTGGCCGCGTTTAGCTGAAGAAAGCTATGGGATTACCGGGATTCGTCAGGAAGATGTGGATCAGGGCATTCTCCTGGAAGAAGCAATTCAGCATCTGCAGAAATTAGCCCATCCGGAAGCCTATATAGTGGCTTGGGGAGACGCGGATCGTAAGATTCTGGGTAATGTATGTGAAAAGTATGGTTTAAAGTACCCCTTTATCTGGGAGCACTATATTGATTTAGCGGAGCAGTATAAGCATTACCGTTCCCTGGACCATTTGATTTCTCTGAAGAAGGCCATTGAAGAAAATGCCATTGAGCAAATTGGGATACTCCATTCAGCCTTGGATGATGCTATTAATGCCGCACAAGTCATGGCCAGGATGATGAGTGAAGGATGGATGGTTAAGACCGGTGAGCAGGCTCATGGTTCTGAAGAAAAAAGAATTGCTGAGGCAGCTCCTCAGAAGAATTCAAAAATTATCATCTAG
- a CDS encoding M48 family metallopeptidase: MKNRSAMIWIPLIALTLLFSLVYLWYALFPGSIRPEAVQLFGMEQIQQGRDYSKGIRISYILNFMFQVLFLIWILASGRGRRLSRACEQWAQGRKWLGYLAFYLVIWLLLTLIRLPFTFFSGFYWQQLWGFSTQTFLSWWGDFLKESLLDLVMGGIGVCLLFLAFRLWPKTWWMICGMFFSLWLVIQSLLWPVLVAPLFNHFQPVASPEIISMVNELANKADLALDEMLVMDASIRTTKANAYFAGVGETKRIVLYDNLLNQYSLEEVKAVIAHEMAHWQKGHIARGLFLGTLGSFLVWGGAYLVLRREMSRHHVPPLVWAVFLLFVVLVSFVSAPLQNSISRQMEIEADQTSVLLTGNTQGAIQLQINLALKNRSDLSPPRFIEWFSYTHPSVLTRIEKINEVGGG, from the coding sequence TTGAAAAACCGGAGCGCTATGATATGGATCCCCTTGATTGCCTTAACCCTTCTTTTTAGTCTCGTTTATTTATGGTATGCCCTCTTTCCAGGTTCGATACGACCTGAGGCTGTCCAGCTTTTTGGCATGGAACAAATCCAGCAAGGCCGAGATTACAGCAAAGGGATAAGAATTTCCTATATTCTAAACTTTATGTTTCAGGTCCTCTTCTTAATTTGGATTCTGGCCTCGGGTCGGGGACGCAGGCTTTCCCGGGCTTGCGAACAGTGGGCTCAAGGGCGTAAATGGTTAGGATACCTTGCTTTTTATCTCGTGATTTGGCTGCTGCTTACCCTGATCCGTCTGCCTTTTACTTTTTTCAGCGGCTTTTATTGGCAGCAGCTTTGGGGTTTTTCTACTCAAACCTTCCTGTCCTGGTGGGGGGATTTTCTTAAAGAGTCCCTGCTGGACCTGGTGATGGGTGGGATAGGCGTTTGTTTACTGTTTTTGGCCTTTCGGCTTTGGCCTAAAACCTGGTGGATGATCTGTGGAATGTTTTTTTCCCTTTGGTTGGTTATACAAAGCCTGCTATGGCCTGTTCTTGTGGCACCTTTATTCAATCACTTTCAACCTGTGGCCAGCCCGGAAATCATCTCCATGGTCAATGAGCTGGCCAATAAGGCTGATCTGGCACTTGATGAGATGCTTGTGATGGATGCCAGTATCAGGACAACGAAGGCTAATGCTTATTTTGCCGGAGTCGGGGAGACAAAACGGATCGTCCTCTATGATAATCTTCTTAATCAGTACTCTCTGGAGGAAGTTAAAGCGGTTATTGCTCATGAAATGGCTCACTGGCAAAAAGGACATATTGCCCGGGGACTCTTTTTAGGGACTTTGGGAAGCTTCTTAGTCTGGGGAGGAGCGTACCTGGTTCTCCGGCGGGAAATGTCCAGACATCATGTACCCCCTTTGGTGTGGGCGGTTTTTCTATTATTTGTAGTATTAGTGAGCTTTGTGAGTGCTCCTCTGCAAAACTCCATCTCCCGCCAAATGGAGATCGAAGCGGATCAGACCTCTGTCTTACTGACCGGGAACACTCAAGGGGCGATTCAATTGCAGATAAATCTGGCTTTGAAGAACCGTTCCGATTTATCCCCACCCAGGTTTATCGAATGGTTCAGCTATACTCATCCTTCGGTATTAACACGAATTGAAAAAATAAATGAAGTGGGTGGCGGATAA